One Paenibacillus sp. SYP-B4298 genomic window, TATGGATACATTCCAAACGGCAGTAACCCCATATATGAAAGAGTTGCACGGCTATTGCTCTTATCTTGCGTCATCGTCATGGGATGCAGAGGATCTGGTGCAGGAGACGATGTTGCGCATGCTGGGACATTATCGAAAGACCGGCAAGGTGATTGGCTCCAAAAACTGGATGTTTACTGTAGCCCGCAACATCTGGATTGATCAGCATCGCAAAAATAAAAGTCGGGCCAGCACGGTGCCGATTGAAAGCATGACCTTTGTCGTTCAGTCCGCCGATTATATTTCGATTCGAACCACGATGGAATGGATGAGCGATTATTTGTCCGACCGGGAGATTCGAATGCTGATCTTGTATGAGGTTTACCGCTACACATACCGCGAGATTGCACAGGCGAACAACTGCACCGTGTCCACGGTGAAGATGGTGCT contains:
- a CDS encoding RNA polymerase sigma factor; this translates as MDTFQTAVTPYMKELHGYCSYLASSSWDAEDLVQETMLRMLGHYRKTGKVIGSKNWMFTVARNIWIDQHRKNKSRASTVPIESMTFVVQSADYISIRTTMEWMSDYLSDREIRMLILYEVYRYTYREIAQANNCTVSTVKMVLYHAKRRLKTAVEGKPQASSLNETKEAGRTAGKAKPPSLHRTYQVEYWTKRLVQFDAGMM